A single region of the Pectinophora gossypiella chromosome 2, ilPecGoss1.1, whole genome shotgun sequence genome encodes:
- the LOC126372385 gene encoding mediator of RNA polymerase II transcription subunit 30 has protein sequence MAGQGHQFPGNFQGNAGAMRSGFGGGPMGGQMQSMPNQLAGVMGGPMGNTGGMVGMGNPMVPPYAAAMQNQMGSMGMGPQGMGVVGGQQQGGLGPPQVPQQGQMQAAGVAGVTASAPPPPAAPPAAPPPQNKEFNTASLCKFGQETVQDIVSRTQEVFQTLKAIQPPNGTQHGENASNDKKAKMQEQLRTIRLLFKRLRLIYEKCNETCQGMEYTHMESLIPLKDEADNKTLDERRNTEAYRLALDENRDLTEQVVLKNKQLKEVITNLRTIIWEINVMLTMRRS, from the exons ATGGCTGGACAAGGACACCAGTTTCCAGGCAACTTTCAGGGCAATGCCGGCGCCATGCGGTCCGGTTTTGGCGGCGGGCCGATGGGCGGGCAAATGCAATCAATGCCTAACCAGTTAGCCG GTGTGATGGGTGGTCCGATGGGTAACACAGGAGGGATGGTCGGGATGGGCAACCCAATGGTGCCTCCTTATGCTGCAGCTATGCAAAATCAGATGGGGTCTATGGGTATGGGACCAcag GGCATGGGAGTTGTTGGTGGACAACAGCAAGGAGGACTCGGGCCTCCGCAGGTCCCACAGCAAG GCCAGATGCAGGCAGCGGGCGTGGCTGGCGTGACGGCTTCGGCGCCGCCgccccccgccgcgccgcccgccgctcCACCTCCGCAGAACAAGGAGTTCAACACTGCTTCCCTCTGCAA GTTTGGTCAGGAAACAGTTCAAGACATCGTGAGTAGGACTCAAGAAGTTTTCCAGACTTTAAAGGCTATccaa CCTCCGAACGGCACCCAGCACGGCGAGAACGCGAGCAACGACAAAAAGGCGAAGATGCAGGAACAACTACGTACCATTAGGCTGCTGTTCAAACGGCTGCGGCTCATATACGAGAAGTGTAATGAGACTTGTCAG ggtatggagtatacacATATGGAGAGTCTGATTCCTCTGAAAGACGAAGCAGATAACAAGACTTTGGACGAGCGACGAAACACGGAGGCGTATAGGCTGGCTTTGGACGAGAACAGGGATTTGACGGAACAG GTGGTGTTAAAGAATAAGCAGCTGAAAGAAGTGATCACGAATTTGAGGACAATTATATGGGAAATAAACGTGATGTTGACTATGCGGAGGTCGTAA